Proteins from a single region of Corynebacterium casei LMG S-19264:
- the ruvA gene encoding Holliday junction branch migration protein RuvA: MIASLSGEVLTIELDHAVIECAGVGYQFLATPRTLGTLTRGEHARVMTSMTVKEDAMTLYGFTNADDRAMFHQLQAVSGLGPKLALACLSVMDAGEIAMAISNGDAKKLQTIPGVGKRMSERMALELKDKVKGFVGLPDSAEGAASPTQSNLPVGSGAIIDTVVEALVGLGFTEKAARPVVEAHVGASEDLEKLETAVILRASLSSLSVSK; this comes from the coding sequence GTGATTGCATCTTTGAGCGGTGAAGTTCTCACAATTGAGCTTGATCACGCTGTTATAGAGTGCGCCGGAGTCGGCTACCAGTTCTTGGCCACGCCTAGGACTCTGGGAACATTGACCCGCGGTGAGCATGCGCGGGTGATGACATCCATGACCGTCAAAGAAGACGCCATGACTTTGTACGGCTTTACCAACGCCGATGACCGGGCGATGTTCCACCAACTGCAGGCTGTTTCCGGCCTTGGCCCGAAACTAGCCCTTGCGTGTTTGTCGGTCATGGATGCTGGTGAAATTGCCATGGCCATTAGCAATGGAGATGCCAAGAAGTTGCAGACCATCCCTGGTGTGGGCAAGCGCATGTCGGAGCGCATGGCGTTGGAGTTGAAGGACAAAGTCAAGGGATTCGTTGGCCTTCCAGATTCAGCAGAGGGAGCGGCTAGCCCAACACAGTCCAACTTGCCGGTGGGCAGCGGTGCCATCATCGACACTGTTGTCGAGGCTCTGGTTGGCCTTGGCTTTACCGAAAAGGCAGCACGCCCTGTGGTCGAAGCACACGTTGGAGCATCAGAGGACCTTGAAAAGCTGGAGACCGCAGTGATTCTTCGTGCTTCCTTGTCCTCGTTGAGCGTCAGTAAGTAA
- the ruvB gene encoding Holliday junction branch migration DNA helicase RuvB yields MSDVERTEFNLPDEATRTSPLQRNENVESEAHTGEHDIERSLRPKGLDEFIGQPKVKEQLSLVLTGARNRGVTPDHVLLSGPPGLGKTTMAMIIAQEMGTSLRMTSGPALERAGDLAAMLSNLMEGDVLFIDEIHRIARPAEEMLYMAMEDFRIDVIVGKGPGATSIPLEIPPFTLVGATTRAGMLTGPLRDRFGFTAQMEYYNTDDLEHVVTRAARILGVEIDKEAAIEIASRSRGTPRIANRLLRRVRDFAEVNGDGRVNLVAAQGALEVFDVDDKGLDRLDRAVLGALIKGHGGGPVGVNTLAIAVGEEPSTVEEVCEPYLVRAGMISRSARGRIATRLAWKHLGMTPPETAAGLF; encoded by the coding sequence ATGTCAGATGTAGAACGTACAGAGTTTAACCTTCCTGATGAAGCCACGCGGACCTCTCCACTGCAGCGCAACGAGAACGTCGAGTCTGAGGCGCACACTGGTGAGCATGATATTGAGCGTTCACTTCGCCCGAAGGGCTTGGATGAGTTCATTGGCCAGCCGAAGGTAAAAGAGCAGCTCTCGCTGGTTCTCACTGGTGCGCGCAACCGTGGTGTAACTCCTGACCACGTTCTTCTCTCTGGTCCTCCGGGTTTGGGTAAGACCACCATGGCCATGATTATTGCGCAAGAAATGGGCACCAGTTTGCGCATGACATCCGGCCCAGCGCTAGAGCGTGCGGGTGACTTGGCGGCAATGCTGTCGAATTTGATGGAAGGCGATGTCTTATTCATCGACGAAATCCACCGTATTGCCCGTCCTGCAGAGGAAATGCTTTACATGGCGATGGAGGACTTCCGCATTGACGTCATCGTGGGCAAGGGGCCAGGCGCGACATCTATTCCTTTGGAAATCCCGCCATTTACTTTGGTGGGTGCCACCACTCGAGCTGGCATGCTGACTGGCCCGCTGCGTGACCGCTTCGGGTTTACCGCGCAGATGGAGTACTACAACACCGATGATCTTGAGCATGTGGTCACGCGTGCTGCGCGCATCCTTGGTGTGGAGATTGATAAAGAAGCCGCCATTGAAATCGCCTCTCGTTCACGAGGTACACCTCGTATTGCGAACCGACTGTTGCGCCGTGTGCGTGACTTTGCTGAAGTCAATGGTGATGGTCGCGTCAACCTCGTAGCCGCACAGGGTGCACTGGAAGTCTTTGACGTTGACGATAAAGGGCTGGACCGTCTTGACCGCGCCGTCCTCGGTGCTTTGATTAAAGGTCACGGTGGTGGACCAGTTGGTGTCAATACGCTCGCGATTGCTGTCGGCGAAGAGCCCTCCACGGTTGAGGAAGTATGTGAGCCCTACCTTGTTCGCGCAGGTATGATTTCGCGTTCTGCGCGCGGTCGAATCGCTACGCGTTTGGCGTGGAAGCATTTGGGAATGACCCCGCCAGAAACTGCAGCTGGGTTGTTCTAG
- the yajC gene encoding preprotein translocase subunit YajC has protein sequence MELVFLALILVLFLLPSILIGRKQRQRQREVLDFQQNLVPGQRVATAGGIIGTVVSTNENGVDLEVAPNVVITFDRMGILRSADGIGSAEATAVAGQQAPAEDVASEQDSLQDSFGDRNVHPENNPDNFSSGDYGEGDYGNSPESKN, from the coding sequence ATGGAATTAGTATTTCTCGCACTCATCCTCGTCCTTTTCCTCCTTCCAAGTATTTTGATCGGCCGCAAGCAGCGCCAGCGTCAACGTGAAGTTCTTGACTTCCAGCAGAACCTGGTCCCAGGTCAGCGCGTAGCTACTGCGGGCGGAATTATCGGTACCGTTGTTTCCACCAATGAAAATGGAGTGGACTTGGAAGTCGCGCCAAACGTTGTCATCACCTTTGACCGCATGGGCATCCTGCGAAGCGCAGACGGAATTGGCTCCGCTGAAGCAACCGCAGTTGCTGGCCAGCAGGCTCCCGCTGAGGACGTTGCATCAGAGCAAGATTCCCTGCAGGATTCCTTCGGTGACCGCAACGTTCATCCTGAGAACAATCCGGACAACTTCAGCTCCGGTGACTATGGTGAGGGCGACTACGGAAACTCCCCAGAGTCCAAAAATTAA
- the secD gene encoding protein translocase subunit SecD has translation MSAPNRGAISNSSRTWPKRALALFGLIVVLLYALVLFTGDRSLSPKLGIDLQGGTRVTLVPQGEEPTQDQLAQARVILEQRVNGMGVSGAEVVTNGNTLVITVPGEDTTQAQAVGATSQLLFRPVADQPMPDPAALGETIEEMANRWVEYDVISGEGANEILGQVHDAINPTTAEEGEEEADAADEGSDAPTVTAEPLPEPENSIEAADRRDEMADMLLQDRQSEDPTVQAAALSLMQCDATTDPLAGADDPALPFVTCDYANQAPYLLQPAPLLTGIEDPEGTRLTGNEIDTNSPINGGLNSQTGQMEISFSFQTGDGPSGSETWANLTQENLQKQIAITLDSAVISAPVIQGATPYGSATSITGQFTQEEAQNLANNLRYGALPLSFTGEDGESGGTTEIVPPSLGHTALQAGLIAGIVGLIMVALYSLYYFRALAGVSILTLVGAAILTYGSIVLLGRWIGYSLDLSGIAGLVIGIGATADSFVVYYERIKDELLEGRTFRSAATKAWERARSTIVTGNAVTLIGSIVVYLLAVGEVKGFAFTLGLTTVFDLVVSFLIMAPLMQLAARRPAFAKPSMNGLGGIFALAQERREQGFFSKSGKSAGANVAADNEAAPEEAPENKLRSVVGPAATGSASSTATENQSRGDSDSTTPSEQDSQDEEK, from the coding sequence TTGTCCGCTCCTAACCGCGGCGCGATCAGCAACAGCAGTCGCACCTGGCCAAAACGCGCACTGGCGCTGTTCGGCCTCATAGTGGTCCTTTTGTACGCACTAGTGCTGTTTACTGGTGACCGTTCACTAAGCCCGAAGCTTGGTATTGATCTCCAGGGTGGTACCCGAGTAACTCTGGTTCCGCAGGGTGAAGAGCCAACGCAGGATCAGTTGGCACAGGCTCGTGTCATTCTGGAACAACGTGTCAACGGCATGGGTGTCTCTGGTGCAGAGGTTGTCACCAACGGCAACACCCTGGTGATTACGGTTCCTGGTGAAGACACCACTCAGGCACAGGCAGTGGGTGCTACGTCGCAGCTGCTGTTCCGTCCCGTAGCGGATCAGCCAATGCCAGATCCAGCAGCATTGGGCGAGACCATTGAAGAAATGGCTAACCGCTGGGTGGAATATGACGTCATCTCTGGCGAGGGTGCAAATGAAATCCTTGGCCAAGTTCATGACGCCATAAATCCAACCACTGCGGAAGAAGGTGAGGAGGAAGCTGATGCTGCGGACGAAGGCTCGGATGCTCCAACCGTGACAGCGGAGCCTCTTCCGGAGCCAGAAAACTCCATTGAGGCCGCCGACCGACGCGACGAGATGGCGGATATGCTCTTGCAAGACCGTCAGTCGGAAGACCCAACGGTTCAGGCAGCAGCTCTTTCTCTGATGCAGTGTGATGCCACCACTGACCCATTGGCTGGTGCTGATGACCCAGCGCTGCCATTTGTTACCTGTGATTACGCCAACCAGGCTCCTTACTTGCTGCAGCCGGCTCCACTGCTGACCGGCATTGAGGACCCTGAAGGTACCCGCCTGACTGGTAATGAGATTGACACGAACTCTCCAATCAACGGTGGTTTGAACTCCCAGACCGGCCAGATGGAAATCAGTTTCTCCTTCCAAACTGGTGATGGTCCTTCCGGTTCTGAAACCTGGGCTAACCTGACTCAGGAGAATCTGCAGAAGCAGATTGCTATCACCTTGGACTCCGCGGTGATCTCCGCTCCAGTTATTCAGGGTGCAACCCCTTATGGTTCCGCGACTTCCATTACGGGTCAGTTTACCCAGGAAGAAGCACAGAACCTGGCGAACAACCTGCGCTACGGCGCGTTGCCGTTGTCCTTTACTGGTGAAGACGGCGAATCCGGTGGTACCACCGAAATTGTTCCACCATCCCTGGGCCACACCGCACTACAGGCAGGTTTGATTGCCGGCATCGTTGGTTTGATCATGGTTGCTCTGTACTCGCTGTACTACTTCCGTGCATTGGCCGGTGTCTCCATCCTGACTCTGGTTGGCGCAGCAATCCTGACCTACGGCTCCATTGTTCTGTTGGGCCGCTGGATTGGTTACTCACTTGACCTGTCAGGTATTGCCGGTCTGGTCATCGGTATCGGTGCAACGGCTGACTCCTTCGTGGTCTACTACGAGCGCATCAAGGATGAGTTGCTAGAGGGCCGCACGTTCAGGTCGGCTGCTACGAAGGCTTGGGAGCGTGCACGCTCTACCATCGTCACCGGTAACGCCGTGACCCTGATTGGCTCCATCGTGGTTTACCTCCTGGCTGTCGGTGAAGTTAAGGGCTTCGCGTTCACCTTGGGTCTGACCACGGTATTCGACTTGGTCGTTTCCTTCCTGATCATGGCACCACTCATGCAGCTTGCAGCTCGGCGACCAGCGTTTGCAAAGCCTTCTATGAATGGCCTTGGCGGCATCTTCGCGCTTGCGCAAGAGCGCCGTGAGCAAGGATTCTTCTCCAAGTCTGGCAAGTCTGCTGGCGCGAACGTTGCCGCCGACAATGAGGCAGCGCCGGAAGAAGCACCAGAGAACAAACTCCGTAGTGTCGTAGGCCCAGCCGCGACTGGATCCGCCTCATCTACAGCAACCGAAAACCAATCCCGCGGGGATAGTGACTCCACGACGCCGTCGGAGCAGGACTCCCAGGATGAGGAGAAATAA
- the secF gene encoding protein translocase subunit SecF has product MAANKSKISRMDRLYLDEGGFDFIGRAKTWYAITAGLLIVAIAAIAIRGFTLSLDFEGGTKVSLPAANLEEQAVGEVFEEATGIEPEQVQIVGSGNSATLEVNSERLTEEQADAARLAIYEEFEPVNAMGESTPDAVGVSTVSESWGSTITQRMVIAMIVFLVIATAYVAFRLQRTMAIAAILALIADGVIIAGLYALFGLEVSPAVIIGLLTVLTFSIYDSVIVFDKVNENTEGITGQRNRTYAEQTNLAINQTVMRSISTSVISALPIVALFIVAVWMMGIGTLRDLALIQLIGVIEGIFSSIFLASPLVVSLANRSKKIQQHNKDVAEYRASAEFTEEQEAGAGSESDHGTKRQVVSPTKQVTNLEGTQANRTGSSWRPGR; this is encoded by the coding sequence ATGGCTGCAAATAAATCTAAGATTTCACGCATGGACCGCCTCTACCTCGATGAGGGCGGGTTCGACTTCATCGGCCGTGCAAAGACCTGGTACGCCATCACTGCTGGCCTGCTCATCGTGGCTATCGCTGCAATCGCCATCCGCGGATTCACCCTGTCCCTGGACTTTGAAGGCGGCACCAAGGTCAGCCTGCCGGCTGCCAACCTCGAAGAACAAGCAGTAGGCGAGGTCTTCGAGGAAGCTACCGGCATTGAACCTGAACAGGTTCAAATCGTTGGTAGTGGCAACTCAGCCACCCTCGAGGTCAATTCCGAGCGATTGACCGAAGAACAGGCTGACGCCGCGCGTTTGGCCATCTACGAAGAGTTCGAGCCAGTTAATGCGATGGGTGAGTCCACTCCAGACGCAGTGGGTGTCTCCACCGTTTCTGAGTCCTGGGGTTCCACGATTACCCAGCGCATGGTTATCGCGATGATCGTCTTCCTAGTCATCGCAACCGCGTATGTTGCATTCCGTTTGCAGCGCACCATGGCGATTGCGGCAATTCTTGCGCTGATCGCCGATGGTGTCATCATCGCGGGCCTGTACGCACTCTTTGGCCTGGAAGTATCCCCAGCAGTAATCATTGGTCTGCTGACCGTTTTGACCTTCTCCATCTATGACTCAGTCATCGTCTTTGACAAGGTCAATGAAAATACGGAGGGGATTACTGGGCAAAGAAATCGAACGTACGCCGAGCAAACCAACTTGGCTATTAACCAGACAGTAATGCGTTCGATCTCCACCTCGGTTATTTCCGCACTCCCAATTGTTGCGTTGTTCATTGTTGCCGTGTGGATGATGGGTATTGGTACCTTGCGTGACTTGGCGCTGATTCAGCTGATCGGTGTGATTGAAGGTATCTTCTCTTCCATCTTCTTGGCCTCGCCACTGGTTGTCTCCTTGGCTAACCGCAGCAAGAAGATTCAGCAGCACAACAAGGACGTCGCAGAGTACCGTGCGAGCGCGGAATTCACGGAGGAGCAAGAAGCTGGCGCCGGCTCCGAATCAGACCACGGCACCAAGCGTCAGGTCGTTTCTCCAACCAAGCAAGTCACCAACCTGGAAGGAACCCAAGCAAACCGCACTGGTTCCTCGTGGCGCCCCGGGCGCTAA
- a CDS encoding ABC transporter substrate-binding protein yields MTKKAGKMPGTTGANARGSRAWRSRAGVALLAAMSVALTACSSGADQGSEDELGPQEKKASEYPGYLANSELTTVNAGSAFGTASVASQLSGRLYPGAFVPGPTGQFVPNSDLVTTQEWMDGDQRNVLYTIAEDAIYSDNTPVTCDDFLLSYTAGQMQEMFGSNMPLMDQVESVACAPENKKFLVKFQPGQGGQWRYMFSPGTIMPAHKVAERAEMSREELVSALFSQDPNQLGRIAEIWRFAFGLENFIPEMHVSYGPFTIDSVGEQGEVLLKRNENYYGDQAAVEHLVVWPIQSDVSEVTEQDNLLIADAAVSEPQWYNAETMADDFEIEDVVGDLTDSLIFSDSGVFEQQWARQAFASCIDHNEIARVSSEASGVEVPAVYTHAVNHNDPLARTLTSVTEEHQGTDMDTAGQLAGMTIRIGYLGEDQRLQAMVDSIRQQCERAGITVEEVSGANVSAAFLEMDPETWLPSIDAFLGPIDSRSQYGVSSASLARVDELRDEERQLWEDLPGLPLSAEPHTFFISPQVANAVPYTGSSGIGWNMDRWFVREAEASEETSTNSAENGD; encoded by the coding sequence ATGACCAAAAAGGCAGGGAAGATGCCAGGTACAACAGGTGCGAATGCGCGTGGTTCGCGTGCATGGCGCAGCCGTGCCGGTGTAGCGCTTCTAGCCGCGATGTCGGTGGCATTGACCGCATGTTCCTCCGGTGCTGACCAAGGCAGCGAGGACGAGCTGGGGCCGCAGGAGAAGAAGGCTTCGGAATACCCGGGTTATCTGGCGAACTCTGAGCTGACAACCGTGAACGCTGGATCCGCGTTCGGTACGGCCTCTGTCGCCTCGCAGTTGTCTGGGCGTTTATACCCAGGTGCATTTGTCCCAGGGCCAACGGGACAGTTCGTCCCCAATTCAGACTTGGTGACTACGCAAGAGTGGATGGACGGCGATCAGCGCAATGTCTTGTACACCATCGCCGAAGACGCAATCTACTCTGACAACACCCCGGTTACCTGTGATGATTTCCTCTTGTCGTACACCGCCGGGCAGATGCAGGAAATGTTCGGCTCCAACATGCCGTTGATGGATCAGGTTGAGTCCGTGGCTTGCGCGCCTGAAAACAAGAAGTTCTTGGTCAAGTTCCAACCAGGACAAGGTGGCCAGTGGCGCTACATGTTTAGCCCCGGCACCATTATGCCGGCGCACAAGGTCGCTGAACGTGCTGAGATGAGCAGGGAAGAACTAGTCAGCGCATTGTTCTCCCAGGACCCTAACCAGTTGGGTCGCATCGCAGAGATTTGGCGCTTTGCTTTTGGACTAGAGAACTTTATCCCTGAGATGCACGTTTCCTACGGCCCATTCACCATTGACAGCGTCGGCGAGCAAGGCGAGGTACTGCTTAAGCGCAATGAGAATTATTACGGTGATCAGGCAGCGGTGGAACACCTAGTGGTGTGGCCTATTCAGTCCGATGTCTCTGAAGTAACTGAGCAGGACAACCTGTTGATTGCAGACGCCGCGGTCTCTGAGCCGCAGTGGTATAACGCAGAGACCATGGCCGATGATTTTGAGATCGAAGACGTCGTGGGTGACCTTACTGACTCGCTGATATTCTCCGATTCCGGCGTATTCGAACAGCAGTGGGCTCGCCAAGCATTTGCCAGCTGCATCGACCACAATGAGATTGCCCGTGTGAGTTCAGAAGCCTCCGGCGTTGAGGTGCCAGCTGTTTATACCCACGCGGTCAACCACAATGATCCGCTCGCACGCACGTTGACTTCAGTAACCGAAGAACACCAGGGCACTGATATGGACACCGCCGGACAGCTAGCCGGCATGACCATCCGCATTGGCTACCTAGGTGAAGATCAACGCCTCCAAGCCATGGTGGACTCCATTCGCCAGCAGTGCGAACGAGCTGGGATCACTGTGGAGGAAGTCTCCGGCGCAAATGTCTCCGCCGCCTTCCTTGAGATGGACCCAGAGACCTGGCTGCCAAGCATCGATGCTTTCCTCGGCCCGATTGATTCGCGTTCGCAGTACGGAGTGTCATCGGCAAGCTTGGCGCGCGTGGATGAGCTGCGCGATGAAGAACGCCAATTGTGGGAAGACCTTCCAGGCCTCCCATTGTCGGCTGAACCGCACACCTTCTTTATCTCCCCACAGGTGGCCAACGCCGTGCCTTATACCGGTAGCTCCGGAATTGGCTGGAACATGGACCGTTGGTTTGTGCGCGAAGCCGAAGCCAGCGAAGAGACCTCCACTAACTCCGCTGAGAACGGCGACTAA
- a CDS encoding adenine phosphoribosyltransferase, giving the protein MNSKYANAREAIKDNIRYVQDFPEKGVLFEDLTPVLADGAAFSVVIDGLADECEKLGADLIAGLDARGFLLGSAAAYKLGTGVLAVRKAGKLPPPVLHQEYSLEYGSAALEIPADGAMIKGSKIALVDDVLATGGTLAGARQLLESAGAEVVGAVVVLEVDGLGGREKFGDRPISVLNATSE; this is encoded by the coding sequence GTGAATTCCAAGTATGCCAATGCCCGCGAAGCTATCAAGGACAATATCCGCTACGTGCAGGATTTCCCAGAAAAGGGTGTGCTCTTTGAGGACCTCACTCCGGTCTTGGCTGATGGTGCAGCCTTCTCCGTGGTCATCGATGGGCTCGCCGATGAATGCGAGAAGCTCGGCGCTGACTTGATTGCGGGCTTGGATGCGCGCGGTTTCCTCTTGGGCTCTGCTGCGGCCTACAAGCTTGGTACCGGCGTGCTCGCCGTGCGCAAGGCCGGAAAGTTGCCTCCTCCAGTGCTGCACCAGGAGTACTCCTTGGAGTATGGTTCGGCGGCGTTGGAGATTCCCGCAGACGGGGCAATGATTAAGGGCTCCAAGATCGCTCTTGTCGATGACGTCTTGGCCACCGGCGGCACCCTAGCCGGAGCACGTCAGCTGTTGGAGTCAGCTGGTGCTGAGGTCGTTGGAGCCGTTGTGGTCTTGGAAGTTGATGGTTTGGGTGGCCGCGAGAAGTTCGGGGATCGCCCAATCAGTGTGCTGAATGCCACATCTGAATAA
- a CDS encoding RelA/SpoT family protein, with translation MTNNRSTKRPASSGVRSMSARLARSLTGGRVKVNPVLDPLLSIHRQFHPRADVELLNNAYSTAEKLHVGVFRKSGEPYITHPLAVATIAAEIGMDTTTVVAALLHDTVEDTDYSLEDITADFGPEVARLVDGVTKLDKVALGAAAEAETIRKMIVAMAHDPRVLVIKVADRLHNMRTMRFLPPEKQAKKARQTLDVIAPLAHRLGMANVKWELEDLAFAILYPKKYDEIVRMVADRAPSRDRALAEIKEQVSSALKENGIEAEVMGRPKHYWSIYQKMIVRGRDFAEIFDLVGIRILVDDVNNCYAAIGVVHSLFQALPGRFKDYISSPRFGVYQSLHTTVIAGESTLEVQVRTHEMHYNAEFGVAAHWRYKEMKGKNSGNNEEVDQMAWMRQLLDWQKEAADPNEFLDSLRYDLTSQQIFAFTPKGDVVTLPAGSTPVDFAYAVHTEVGHRCIGAKVNGKLVALESELKSGDKVEIFTSKDANAGPSRDWQEFLVSPRAKAKVRQWFAKERREEHLEAGRDALATEVQRGGLPMHRLFTAKSMKQVAEQLHFEDVDSLYTAIGAGHVSAQHVANQLMALFGDRDDAADALASRTPLSELESSRAKQQTEDSKNGSGILVEGSPDVLAKLAKCCQPVPGDEIFGFVTRGGGVSVHRVDCTNAEKLKSEPERMMQVEWAQGKSSSGAFAATLQLEALDRQGLLFEVTKIFSESKLNVLSMRSSRGEDHIATLQFTFSVSDTKQLGALMTTLRNTEGVFDVYRVTA, from the coding sequence ATGACGAATAATAGGTCTACGAAACGCCCAGCGAGCAGTGGCGTTCGCAGTATGTCAGCCCGCCTTGCGCGTTCGCTGACAGGGGGCCGCGTCAAGGTAAATCCGGTCTTGGATCCGTTGCTGTCTATCCACCGGCAGTTCCATCCCCGCGCTGATGTAGAACTTCTCAATAATGCATATTCAACTGCGGAGAAGCTGCATGTTGGTGTGTTTAGGAAGTCGGGGGAGCCGTATATTACTCACCCGCTGGCGGTGGCAACCATTGCCGCGGAGATCGGCATGGACACCACCACTGTGGTGGCGGCATTGCTCCATGACACGGTGGAGGATACCGACTACTCACTCGAGGACATCACGGCTGATTTTGGTCCTGAGGTGGCGCGTCTGGTTGATGGTGTGACCAAGCTGGACAAGGTCGCGCTTGGCGCGGCCGCTGAGGCGGAGACAATCCGCAAGATGATTGTCGCCATGGCGCATGACCCGCGCGTGCTGGTCATCAAGGTTGCGGACCGTTTGCACAACATGCGCACCATGCGCTTTTTGCCGCCGGAAAAGCAGGCTAAGAAGGCGCGGCAAACCCTTGACGTGATTGCACCACTAGCGCACCGCCTGGGCATGGCTAACGTCAAATGGGAGCTCGAGGACCTTGCCTTCGCCATCTTGTACCCGAAGAAGTACGACGAGATCGTGCGCATGGTTGCTGACCGCGCACCTTCACGTGACCGGGCACTAGCCGAAATCAAGGAACAGGTTTCTTCTGCTCTGAAAGAAAACGGCATTGAAGCTGAAGTGATGGGCCGACCAAAGCACTACTGGTCGATTTATCAAAAGATGATTGTGCGTGGCCGTGACTTCGCAGAGATCTTTGACCTCGTGGGCATCCGCATCCTGGTCGATGACGTGAACAATTGCTACGCAGCTATCGGCGTCGTGCACTCGCTGTTTCAGGCTCTTCCGGGGCGTTTCAAGGACTATATTTCCTCGCCGCGCTTCGGTGTTTATCAGTCTCTGCACACCACGGTGATTGCTGGGGAGTCCACCCTAGAAGTCCAGGTGCGTACACACGAGATGCACTACAACGCCGAATTCGGTGTGGCAGCGCACTGGCGATACAAGGAGATGAAGGGCAAGAACTCTGGCAACAATGAAGAAGTTGACCAGATGGCCTGGATGCGTCAATTGCTGGATTGGCAGAAGGAAGCAGCCGATCCAAATGAATTCCTGGATTCTTTGCGCTACGACCTGACGTCGCAGCAGATTTTCGCGTTTACCCCGAAGGGTGATGTGGTCACGCTGCCGGCAGGTTCCACCCCTGTGGACTTTGCCTATGCCGTGCACACGGAGGTTGGTCACCGTTGTATTGGCGCCAAGGTCAATGGCAAGCTAGTCGCGCTGGAATCGGAGTTGAAGTCCGGTGACAAGGTAGAAATCTTTACTTCCAAGGATGCCAATGCCGGTCCATCACGGGACTGGCAGGAGTTCTTGGTGTCACCGCGCGCGAAGGCGAAGGTTCGCCAGTGGTTTGCCAAGGAGCGCCGTGAGGAGCACCTTGAGGCAGGCCGTGACGCTTTGGCCACGGAGGTGCAGCGCGGTGGCTTGCCGATGCACCGTCTGTTTACTGCAAAGTCGATGAAACAGGTTGCGGAGCAGCTGCATTTTGAGGATGTAGATTCGCTGTACACCGCGATTGGTGCTGGCCACGTTTCCGCGCAGCATGTGGCTAATCAGTTGATGGCACTGTTCGGTGACCGTGATGATGCTGCCGATGCTCTTGCTTCGCGTACTCCTCTATCTGAGCTGGAGAGCTCCCGCGCGAAGCAGCAGACTGAAGACTCCAAGAATGGCTCCGGCATTCTGGTTGAGGGCAGCCCTGATGTGCTGGCCAAGCTGGCGAAGTGCTGCCAGCCGGTGCCGGGTGATGAAATCTTTGGCTTTGTCACCCGCGGTGGCGGTGTCTCTGTTCACCGAGTGGATTGCACGAATGCAGAGAAGCTCAAGAGCGAACCTGAACGCATGATGCAGGTGGAATGGGCCCAAGGAAAGTCTTCCTCAGGTGCTTTCGCCGCAACCTTGCAGCTCGAGGCTCTTGACCGTCAAGGTCTGCTGTTCGAGGTGACCAAGATCTTCAGCGAGTCCAAGCTGAATGTCTTGTCCATGCGTTCTAGCAGGGGAGAAGACCACATTGCCACGTTGCAGTTCACCTTCTCTGTCTCTGACACCAAGCAGCTGGGTGCGCTTATGACCACGCTGCGAAACACCGAGGGTGTGTTTGACGTCTACCGTGTGACGGCTTAG